The Iamia majanohamensis genome window below encodes:
- a CDS encoding sigma-70 family RNA polymerase sigma factor, whose amino-acid sequence MPATSEAEVHRLIEENLPLVRHVVFQVAVHFPRHVDRDELATAGALGLVEAARRYDESRGVPFDRFAAQRIRGAILDAVRAADWAPRSVRTLARKLEQVEQRLATKLGRVPTAGEKADALGMEPDELRRLQDRMFRSVVLALEYEVADEEEELTLVDVLADDHTKEPSEELESRELHAYLRDAVHLLPERHRLVIVGYFLEGRKSQELAQLLGVTESRISQLRSEALAMLRDGIEAQYEPASSEEPTGRVGRRKAGYADAIAGASEWPDRLTAVALH is encoded by the coding sequence ATGCCCGCCACGTCAGAAGCCGAGGTCCACCGCCTGATCGAGGAGAACCTGCCGCTCGTGCGGCACGTGGTCTTCCAGGTCGCGGTGCACTTCCCCCGCCACGTCGACCGCGACGAGCTCGCCACCGCCGGGGCCCTCGGCCTGGTCGAGGCCGCCCGCCGCTACGACGAGTCCCGGGGCGTGCCCTTCGACCGCTTCGCCGCCCAGCGCATCCGCGGGGCCATCCTCGACGCCGTGCGCGCCGCCGACTGGGCCCCCCGCTCGGTGCGGACCCTCGCCCGCAAGCTCGAGCAGGTCGAGCAGCGCCTGGCCACCAAGCTGGGCCGCGTGCCCACCGCCGGCGAGAAGGCCGACGCCCTCGGCATGGAGCCCGACGAGCTCCGCCGCCTCCAGGACCGCATGTTCCGCTCCGTCGTCCTGGCCCTCGAGTACGAGGTCGCCGACGAGGAGGAGGAGCTCACCCTGGTCGACGTCCTCGCCGACGACCACACCAAGGAGCCCTCCGAGGAGCTGGAGTCCCGCGAGCTGCACGCCTACCTGCGCGACGCCGTCCACCTGCTCCCCGAGCGCCACCGCTTGGTGATCGTGGGCTACTTCCTCGAGGGCCGGAAGTCCCAGGAGCTGGCCCAGCTCCTCGGTGTCACCGAGTCCCGCATCTCCCAGCTCCGCTCCGAGGCCCTCGCCATGCTGCGCGACGGCATCGAGGCCCAGTACGAGCCGGCCTCGTCCGAGGAGCCCACCGGCCGGGTCGGCCGCCGCAAGGCGGGCTACGCCGACGCCATCGCCGGCGCCAGCGAGTGGCCCGACCGCCTGACCGCAGTGGCGCTGCACTAG
- a CDS encoding Gfo/Idh/MocA family oxidoreductase, which produces MRVAVCGLGAVGARAARQLASTSDVEEVVLRDPRDDRLHEVAASLGDVATAEPPSVTGPPDADVVILAGPPGEHGREAAALVERGTPVVSTSDAVTDVEALLDLGPLAEARRVNVVVGAAFAPGLTCLLARHAADAFDHVGEVHVARLGTGGPACAHQHHRALRGTAIDWRKGGWQRRRAGSGRELCWFPDPVGAADCYRAGLPDAVLLVNALGDLDRVTARMAATRRDRLTSRWPMLRRPHPEGTVGAVRSEVRGQRAGAWETLVYGAYDRPGVAAGAVAAVAATALVRGELGIAPGASGLAASAAARDLLAELARRGVKAAAFTG; this is translated from the coding sequence ATGCGGGTCGCCGTCTGCGGGCTGGGCGCCGTCGGCGCCCGCGCCGCCCGCCAGCTGGCCTCCACGTCCGACGTGGAGGAGGTCGTGCTCCGCGACCCGCGCGACGACCGCCTCCACGAGGTGGCCGCCTCCCTCGGCGACGTGGCCACGGCCGAGCCCCCGTCGGTCACCGGTCCGCCCGACGCCGACGTGGTGATCCTGGCCGGGCCCCCCGGCGAGCACGGGCGCGAGGCCGCCGCCCTGGTCGAGCGGGGCACCCCGGTGGTGTCCACCTCCGACGCGGTGACCGACGTCGAGGCCCTGCTCGACCTCGGTCCCCTGGCCGAGGCGCGCAGGGTCAACGTGGTGGTGGGGGCGGCGTTCGCCCCCGGCCTCACCTGCCTTCTCGCCCGCCACGCGGCCGACGCCTTCGACCACGTCGGCGAGGTCCACGTGGCCCGGCTCGGCACCGGGGGCCCCGCCTGCGCCCACCAGCACCACCGCGCCCTGCGGGGCACGGCCATCGACTGGCGCAAGGGGGGCTGGCAGCGACGGCGGGCCGGATCGGGCCGCGAGCTGTGCTGGTTCCCGGACCCGGTGGGCGCGGCCGACTGCTACCGGGCCGGGCTGCCCGACGCGGTGCTGCTCGTCAACGCCCTCGGGGACCTCGACCGGGTGACGGCCCGGATGGCCGCGACCCGGCGCGACCGCCTCACCTCCCGCTGGCCCATGCTGCGCCGACCGCACCCCGAGGGCACGGTCGGCGCGGTGCGCAGCGAGGTCCGGGGCCAGCGCGCCGGTGCCTGGGAGACCCTCGTCTACGGGGCCTACGACCGTCCCGGCGTGGCCGCCGGCGCAGTCGCCGCGGTGGCGGCCACCGCCCTGGTGCGCGGCGAGCTGGGGATCGCCCCGGGCGCCTCCGGCCTGGCCGCCAGCGCCGCCGCCCGCGACCTGCTGGCCGAGCTGGCCCGGCGGGGGGTCAAGGCCGCGGCCTTCACCGGCTGA
- a CDS encoding DUF3566 domain-containing protein: MSVESGLGAPVEKRAGGGEPASAPPSREPLITRARPRRERRAERQRSDALAEAVSPPSFRGRGGRPRRQGRRVRRVVRRIELWSVLKISLVFNVVMLGIALGSVALLWGLANTTGLVDDLEGFLRDSGFEDFRFQGDRMFRQVAFIGAVGALAFSVFTVLATALVNLISELTGGIRVVVIEEIVDRREPRTPPPARDVPVAPARERPRSAFPEVDPPRPTGPRGPSSHPPSGGPPVGPPTAWPGSGPADPAPTPDPEGTGTTTGPR, encoded by the coding sequence TCCGGGCTAGGCGCCCCCGTCGAGAAGCGGGCCGGCGGCGGGGAGCCCGCCTCGGCCCCCCCCTCGCGCGAGCCGCTCATCACCCGGGCCCGGCCCCGGCGCGAGCGCCGGGCCGAGCGCCAGCGCTCCGACGCCCTGGCCGAGGCCGTGAGCCCCCCGTCCTTCCGGGGCCGCGGTGGCCGGCCCCGGCGCCAGGGCCGACGGGTGCGGCGCGTCGTGCGGCGCATCGAGCTGTGGTCGGTGCTGAAGATCAGCCTCGTGTTCAACGTGGTGATGCTGGGCATCGCCCTCGGCTCGGTGGCCCTCCTCTGGGGCCTGGCCAACACCACCGGCCTGGTCGACGACCTGGAGGGCTTCCTGCGGGACTCGGGCTTCGAGGACTTCCGCTTCCAGGGCGACCGCATGTTCCGCCAGGTCGCCTTCATCGGGGCCGTGGGGGCGCTCGCCTTCAGCGTGTTCACCGTGCTGGCCACCGCCCTGGTCAACCTGATCAGCGAGCTCACCGGGGGCATCCGGGTGGTGGTCATCGAGGAGATCGTCGACCGTCGCGAGCCCCGCACCCCGCCGCCGGCGAGGGACGTGCCCGTCGCCCCGGCCCGGGAGCGGCCCCGCTCGGCCTTCCCCGAGGTCGACCCGCCCCGGCCCACCGGGCCCCGCGGCCCGTCGAGCCACCCGCCCTCGGGCGGTCCCCCGGTCGGACCGCCCACCGCCTGGCCCGGCTCCGGTCCCGCCGACCCGGCCCCGACGCCCGACCCCGAGGGCACCGGCACCACCACCGGTCCCCGCTGA